In the genome of Fusarium fujikuroi IMI 58289 draft genome, chromosome FFUJ_chr02, one region contains:
- a CDS encoding related to choline monooxygenase — protein sequence MLTLGTLIFFAIAAAIALVVRTLSKPQKENLISRAIPAAAPLTQPLPSTWYKSDDIYELERRAIFSKKWILLTHKMRFDQTGAWVRYAEAGFDFFLIRNAEGTIRGFHNICRHRAFPVVVKDNGQNNVLSCKYHGWSYGMNGQLAKAPLYQDLPGFDRSKNGLFPLHTHVDAKGFIWVNMDAKAVPENPWSEDLSQSANHGSFNFDDYKFDHVKQDTSSFNWKTLADKSCTGSNIDNFENAAEKKTVANDFFFPNASMTISPHFFFLLRCVPTSATKSQLQYEVYRHKSASESDFKKVEEILQQTASEQEAPAEKNLRAGVLVDQTPLQFQNQVYQLVEHHRKLEGVAGREIRPAQQILDKSATKTEQDESLYSSCSGLSCGKIAKDLAW from the exons ATGTTGACTCTCGGTAcactcatcttcttcgccatAGCGGCTGCCATCGCCCTCGTCGTGAGGACACTATCTAAACCACAAAAGGAAAACCTTATCTCAAGAGCCATCCCCGCCGCTGCACCCCTCACTCAACCCCTCCCCTCAACATGGTACAAGTCAGACGACATCTACGAACTTGAGCGAAgagccatcttctcaaagaaaTGGATCCTGCTCACTCACAAGATGCGCTTCGACCAGACTGGAGCCTGGGTTCGATACGCCGAAGCTGGtttcgacttcttcctcatccgaAATGCAGAAGGTACCATCAGGGGCTTTCACAACATCTGCCGTCACCGTGCTTTTCCCGTCGTTGTCAAGGATAATGGCCAGAACAACGTCTTGTCATGCAAGTATCACGGCTGGTCTTATGGTATGAACGGCCAGCTTGCCAAGGCTCCTCTGTATCAGGATCTTCCTGGTTTTGATCGCTCCAAGAACggtctcttccctcttcacACTCACGTTGATGCCAAGGGCTTTATCTGGGTCAACATGGACGCCAAGGCCGTGCCTGAGAACCCATGGAGCGAGGACCTCAGCCAATCAGCGAACCATGGATCTTTCAACTTTGACGATTACAAGTTTGATCATGTCAAGCAAGACACTAGCAGCTTCAACTGGAAGACATTGGCCGACAAGTCTTGCACTGGTAGCAACATTGATAACTTTGAGAACGCCGCTGAGAAGAAAACGGTTGCcaacgacttcttcttccccaacGCTTCCATGACCATCTC TCctcacttcttcttcctcttgcgaTGTGTCCCTACATCAGCCACCAAGTCTCAACTACAATATGAAGTCTACCGCCACAAGAGCGCCAGCGAATCAGACttcaagaaggtcgaggagatTCTCCAGCAAACAGCCAGCGAGCAAGAAGCCCCCGCCGAGAAGAACCTCCGCGCCGGTGTCCTCGTTGACCAGACCCCTCTCCAGTTCCAGAACCAAGTGTATCAACTAGTCGAGCACCACCGCAAGCTCGAAGGTGTTGCTGGCCGAGAGATTCGACCCGCGCAGCAAATTCTGGATAAGTCTGCTACCAAGACTGAGCAGGATGAGAGCCTATACTCTTCTTGCTCTGGTCTCTCGTGTGGTAAAATAGCCAAGGACCTTGCTTGGTAA